From a region of the Enterobacter sp. JBIWA008 genome:
- the mglA gene encoding galactose/methyl galactoside ABC transporter ATP-binding protein MglA produces the protein MVSTTTQSSGEYLLEMSGINKSFPGVKALDNVNLKVRPHSIHALMGENGAGKSTLLKCLFGIYQKDSGSILFQGKEIDFHSAKEALENGISMVHQELNLVLQRSVMDNMWLGRYPTKGVFVDQDKMYRDTKAIFDELDIDIDPRARVGTLSVSQMQMIEIAKAFSYDAKIVIMDEPTSSLTEKEVNHLFTIIRKLKDRGCGIVYISHKMEEIFQLCDEITILRDGQWIATQPLEGLDMDKIIAMMVGRSLNQRFPDKENKPGEVILEVRNLTSLRQPSIRDVSFDLHKGEILGIAGLVGAKRTDIVETLFGIREKAQGTITLHGKKINNHNANEAINNGFALVTEERRSTGIYAYLDINFNSLISNIRNYKNKVGLLDNSRMKSDTQWVIDSMRVKTPGHRTQIGSLSGGNQQKVIIGRWLLTQPEILMLDEPTRGIDVGAKFEIYQLIAELAKKNKGIIIISSEMPELLGITDRILVMSNGLVAGIVDTKTTTQNEILRLASLHL, from the coding sequence ATGGTCAGCACAACTACTCAGTCATCCGGTGAATACCTGTTGGAAATGAGCGGTATCAACAAGTCTTTTCCCGGCGTTAAGGCACTCGATAATGTTAATTTAAAAGTGCGTCCTCACTCTATTCATGCTTTGATGGGTGAGAACGGTGCGGGTAAATCAACATTATTAAAATGTCTTTTTGGGATCTATCAAAAAGATTCTGGCAGCATTCTTTTTCAGGGGAAAGAGATCGATTTCCATTCAGCCAAAGAAGCACTGGAAAACGGTATCTCGATGGTTCACCAGGAATTAAACCTGGTGCTGCAACGTTCGGTTATGGACAATATGTGGTTGGGGCGTTATCCAACCAAAGGTGTCTTTGTCGATCAGGACAAAATGTATCGCGACACCAAAGCGATTTTCGATGAGCTGGATATTGATATCGACCCTCGCGCCCGCGTGGGAACATTATCCGTCTCCCAGATGCAGATGATCGAAATCGCCAAAGCGTTCTCCTATGATGCGAAAATCGTCATTATGGACGAACCGACATCGTCATTAACGGAAAAAGAGGTTAATCACCTTTTTACCATTATTCGTAAGCTTAAAGATCGCGGCTGCGGCATTGTGTATATCTCCCACAAAATGGAAGAGATCTTCCAGCTGTGCGATGAGATCACCATCCTGCGCGACGGTCAGTGGATTGCCACGCAGCCGCTGGAAGGGCTGGACATGGACAAGATCATCGCCATGATGGTTGGACGTTCCCTGAACCAGCGCTTCCCGGACAAAGAAAACAAGCCGGGTGAAGTGATCCTGGAAGTGCGCAACCTGACCTCGTTACGCCAGCCGTCTATTCGCGATGTCTCCTTCGACCTGCACAAGGGTGAAATCCTGGGGATTGCCGGTCTGGTCGGGGCAAAGCGTACCGATATCGTGGAAACCCTGTTTGGCATCCGTGAGAAAGCTCAAGGCACGATTACGCTGCACGGTAAGAAAATTAACAACCACAACGCCAACGAAGCCATTAATAATGGTTTTGCGCTGGTGACGGAAGAGCGTCGTTCTACCGGTATTTATGCTTATCTGGATATTAACTTTAACTCGTTAATTTCTAATATTCGCAATTACAAAAACAAAGTCGGGCTGCTGGATAACTCCCGCATGAAGAGCGATACCCAATGGGTAATTGACTCCATGCGCGTTAAAACGCCGGGACACCGCACCCAAATTGGTTCGCTTTCCGGTGGTAACCAGCAGAAAGTCATTATCGGTCGTTGGTTATTAACCCAGCCAGAAATTCTGATGCTGGATGAACCGACCCGCGGTATTGACGTCGGCGCGAAGTTTGAAATTTATCAGCTGATTGCCGAGCTGGCGAAAAAGAATAAAGGGATCATTATTATTTCTTCCGAAATGCCGGAATTGTTAGGGATCACGGATCGTATTCTGGTTATGAGCAATGGTCTCGTTGCCGGTATTGTTGACACCAAAACGACAACGCAAAACGAAATTTTGCGTCTTGCGTCTTTGCACCTTTAA
- the mglB gene encoding galactose/glucose ABC transporter substrate-binding protein MglB encodes MNKKVLTLSAVMASMLFGAAAHAADTRIGVTIYKYDDNFMSVVRKAIEKDAKAAPDVQLLMNDSQNDQSKQNDQIDVLLAKGVKALAINLVDPAAAGTVIEKARGQNVPIVFFNKEPSRKALDSYDKAYYVGTDSKESGIIQGDLIAKHWAANPNWDLNKDGQIQFVLLKGEPGHPDAEARTTYVIKELNDKGLKTQQLALDTAMWDTAQAKDKMDAWLSGPNANKIEVVIANNDAMAMGAVEALKAHNKSSIPVFGVDALPEALALVKSGAMAGTVLNDANNQAKATFDLAKNLADGKGAADGTSWKIENKIVRVPYVGVDQSNLAEFIGK; translated from the coding sequence ATGAATAAGAAGGTGTTGACCCTGTCTGCTGTAATGGCAAGCATGCTTTTTGGTGCAGCAGCGCACGCTGCGGATACCCGTATTGGTGTGACCATCTATAAATACGACGACAACTTCATGTCTGTTGTGCGTAAAGCGATTGAGAAAGATGCGAAAGCAGCGCCAGACGTTCAGCTGCTGATGAACGACTCCCAGAACGACCAGTCCAAACAGAACGACCAGATCGACGTTCTGCTGGCGAAAGGCGTGAAAGCCCTGGCCATCAACCTGGTTGACCCGGCTGCAGCAGGCACGGTTATTGAAAAAGCGCGCGGCCAGAACGTGCCGATCGTCTTCTTCAACAAAGAACCTTCCCGTAAGGCGCTGGATAGCTACGACAAAGCGTATTACGTCGGTACCGACTCCAAAGAGTCCGGTATTATTCAGGGCGATCTGATCGCGAAACACTGGGCGGCGAACCCGAACTGGGACCTGAACAAAGACGGTCAGATTCAGTTCGTGCTGCTGAAAGGCGAACCAGGCCATCCGGATGCTGAAGCCCGCACCACTTACGTTATCAAAGAGCTGAACGACAAGGGTCTGAAAACCCAGCAGCTGGCCTTAGATACCGCGATGTGGGATACCGCTCAGGCGAAAGATAAGATGGACGCGTGGCTGTCCGGCCCTAACGCCAACAAAATCGAAGTGGTTATCGCCAACAACGATGCAATGGCAATGGGTGCGGTAGAAGCGCTGAAAGCACACAACAAATCCTCCATCCCGGTATTCGGCGTAGACGCACTGCCAGAAGCGCTGGCGCTGGTTAAATCCGGTGCGATGGCCGGTACCGTTCTGAACGATGCCAACAACCAGGCGAAAGCCACCTTCGATCTGGCGAAAAACCTGGCCGATGGCAAAGGCGCGGCAGATGGCACCAGCTGGAAAATTGAAAACAAAATCGTTCGCGTACCTTACGTGGGCGTAGACCAGTCCAACCTGGCTGAGTTTATCGGTAAATAA
- the galS gene encoding HTH-type transcriptional regulator GalS: protein MITIRDVARLAGVSVATVSRVLNNSALVSPETRETVMKAVTQLGYRPNANAQALATQVSDTIGVVVMDVSDAFFGALVKAVDVVAQQHQKYVLIGNSYHEAEKERHAIEVLIRQRCNALIVHSKALSDEELTGFMDQIPGMVLINRIVPGYAHRCVGLDNVSGAMMATKMLINNGHQRIGYLASSHQIEDNDLRREGWQNALKEHGITSSESWVGTGTPDMQGGEAAMVELLGRNLQLTAVFAYNDSMAAGALTALKDNGIAVPQHLSLIGFDDIPIARYTDPQLTTVRYPIASMAKMATELALQGAAGLLDPGATHCFMPTLVRRHSVAARQIVVPITN from the coding sequence ATGATCACCATTCGTGACGTCGCCCGCCTGGCGGGCGTTTCTGTGGCTACCGTCTCCCGCGTGCTCAACAACAGTGCGCTGGTCAGCCCTGAAACCCGTGAAACCGTAATGAAAGCCGTGACCCAGCTCGGGTACCGGCCAAATGCCAATGCGCAGGCGCTTGCGACGCAGGTCAGCGACACCATCGGCGTGGTGGTGATGGATGTCTCGGATGCCTTTTTCGGCGCGCTGGTGAAAGCGGTCGACGTGGTCGCCCAGCAGCATCAGAAATATGTCCTGATCGGCAATAGCTATCATGAGGCGGAAAAAGAGCGTCATGCCATTGAGGTGCTGATCCGCCAGCGCTGTAACGCCTTGATTGTCCACTCAAAAGCCTTGAGCGATGAAGAGCTAACCGGCTTTATGGATCAGATCCCTGGCATGGTGCTGATCAACCGCATCGTTCCCGGCTATGCCCATCGCTGCGTCGGGCTGGATAACGTCAGCGGCGCCATGATGGCCACGAAAATGCTCATCAACAACGGGCATCAGCGGATCGGTTATCTGGCCTCCAGCCATCAGATTGAAGATAACGACCTGCGGCGCGAGGGGTGGCAAAACGCTCTGAAAGAGCACGGCATTACGTCATCCGAAAGCTGGGTGGGAACCGGCACGCCGGACATGCAGGGCGGTGAGGCGGCAATGGTGGAGCTGCTGGGGCGCAACCTGCAGCTTACTGCGGTGTTTGCCTATAACGACAGCATGGCGGCAGGAGCCCTGACGGCACTGAAAGATAACGGCATTGCGGTGCCACAGCATTTATCACTCATTGGTTTTGATGATATTCCGATTGCCCGTTACACCGACCCGCAGCTGACAACGGTGCGCTACCCCATTGCCTCTATGGCGAAAATGGCGACTGAGCTGGCGTTACAGGGGGCGGCAGGGCTGCTGGATCCGGGGGCAACACACTGTTTCATGCCGACTTTAGTGCGTCGGCACTCTGTCGCGGCCCGGCAAATTGTGGTTCCGATCACTAACTGA
- the yeiB gene encoding DUF418 domain-containing protein YeiB, which produces MERNVTLDFVRGVAILGILLLNITAFGLPKAAYLNPAWYGDITRSDAWTWAILDLFAQVKFLTLFALLFGAGLQLLLKRGTRWIQSRLTLLVLLGFIHGLFFWDGDILLAYGLVGLICWRLIRDAHSVKSLFNTGVMLYVMGLAVLLLLGMISGEATNRSWIPDAANLQYEQFWKLKGGTEAISNRADMLGDNLLALGAQYGWQLAGMMLMGASLMRTGWLKGEFSLRHYRRTGAGLVLLGVLINLPAVIMQWHIHWDYRWCAFLLQVPRELSAPFQTIGYAALIYGFWPSLSRLWIVSAIACVGRMALSNYLLQTLICTALFYRFGLFMKFDRLTLLAFVIPVWVVNLAFSVLWLRYFRQGPLEWVWRQLTAHASGVSLKNTSR; this is translated from the coding sequence ATGGAGCGAAACGTCACGCTCGATTTTGTTCGCGGCGTCGCCATTCTCGGTATCCTGCTGCTTAATATCACCGCCTTCGGTTTGCCGAAGGCGGCTTATCTCAATCCCGCGTGGTATGGCGACATCACCCGCAGTGATGCCTGGACCTGGGCAATCCTCGATCTCTTCGCGCAGGTTAAATTCCTCACGCTGTTTGCCCTGCTGTTTGGCGCTGGTCTGCAACTGCTCCTTAAACGCGGTACGCGCTGGATCCAGTCGCGCCTGACGCTGCTGGTTCTCCTCGGCTTTATCCACGGCCTGTTCTTCTGGGATGGCGATATTCTTCTCGCGTATGGGTTAGTCGGGCTCATCTGCTGGCGTTTGATTCGCGATGCGCACAGCGTAAAAAGCCTGTTTAACACCGGCGTGATGCTTTATGTCATGGGGCTTGCTGTATTGCTGCTGCTGGGGATGATCTCCGGAGAGGCGACAAACCGTTCCTGGATCCCGGATGCCGCTAACCTGCAGTACGAACAGTTCTGGAAGCTGAAGGGCGGTACGGAAGCGATAAGCAACCGTGCGGACATGCTGGGGGATAACCTCCTTGCGCTGGGCGCGCAATACGGCTGGCAGCTGGCGGGCATGATGCTGATGGGCGCGTCACTGATGCGAACCGGCTGGCTGAAAGGCGAATTTAGCCTGCGTCACTATCGCCGAACGGGTGCCGGACTGGTGCTGCTCGGCGTGCTGATTAACCTCCCGGCGGTAATTATGCAGTGGCACATCCACTGGGATTACCGCTGGTGCGCATTCCTGCTCCAGGTGCCGCGCGAACTGAGCGCGCCGTTCCAGACCATCGGCTACGCGGCGCTGATCTATGGCTTCTGGCCCTCGCTTTCCCGCCTGTGGATCGTCAGCGCTATCGCCTGCGTGGGCCGCATGGCGTTGAGCAATTACCTCCTGCAAACGCTAATCTGCACCGCGCTTTTCTATCGCTTTGGCCTGTTTATGAAATTCGACCGCCTCACGCTGCTGGCGTTCGTTATCCCGGTCTGGGTAGTAAACCTGGCGTTTTCTGTTCTCTGGCTACGCTATTTCCGCCAGGGACCGCTGGAGTGGGTATGGCGTCAGTTAACCGCACATGCTTCAGGGGTATCATTGAAAAATACATCCAGATAA
- the folE gene encoding GTP cyclohydrolase I FolE, producing the protein MSSLSKEAALVHEALVARGLETPLRPPVQDLDNETRKRLIAGHMTDIMELLNLDLSDDSLMETPHRIAKMYVDEIFSGLDYANFPKITVIENKMKVDEMVTVRDITLTSTCEHHFVTIDGKATVAYIPKDTVIGLSKINRIVQFFAQRPQVQERLTQQILTALQTLLGTNNVAVSIDAVHYCVKARGVRDATSATTTTSLGGLFKSSQNTRQEFLRAVRHHN; encoded by the coding sequence ATGTCATCACTCAGTAAAGAAGCTGCCCTGGTCCACGAAGCCCTGGTTGCGCGCGGTCTTGAAACGCCACTGCGTCCGCCCGTACAGGATTTGGACAATGAAACCCGCAAGCGTCTGATTGCCGGTCATATGACCGATATCATGGAGCTGCTGAATCTCGATCTGAGTGACGACAGTCTGATGGAGACGCCGCACCGCATCGCGAAAATGTACGTCGACGAAATTTTCTCCGGGCTGGATTACGCCAACTTCCCGAAAATCACCGTCATTGAAAACAAGATGAAAGTGGACGAGATGGTGACGGTACGCGATATCACGCTGACCAGCACCTGCGAACACCATTTCGTGACCATCGACGGTAAAGCGACCGTGGCGTATATCCCTAAAGATACGGTGATTGGCCTGTCGAAGATCAACCGCATCGTGCAGTTCTTTGCTCAGCGTCCGCAGGTGCAGGAGCGCCTGACCCAGCAGATCCTTACCGCGCTGCAAACGCTGCTGGGCACCAATAACGTGGCCGTTTCTATCGACGCGGTTCACTACTGCGTGAAAGCGCGCGGCGTGCGCGATGCCACCAGTGCGACCACCACAACCTCGCTGGGCGGTCTGTTTAAATCGAGCCAGAATACCCGCCAGGAGTTCCTGCGCGCCGTACGTCACCACAACTAA